A window from Cryobacterium sp. PAMC25264 encodes these proteins:
- a CDS encoding aldo/keto reductase codes for MDKRTLGRTGRTVSVIGLGTWQLGADWGDVTEADATAVLAASVDAGVTFFDTADVYGDGRSEQIIGHFLEHGAPGVDITVATKMGRRLEQLPENYVLDNFRAWTERSRRNLGTETLDLVQLHCPPSAVIESGEVYDALDTLVDDGVIANYGVSVETCSQALEAISRPGIATVQIILNAFRLKPLDEVVPAARAAGVGIIARVPLASGLLTGKYTRETVFAENDHRNYNRDGSAFDVGETFSGVDYETGLAAAAEFAALVPEGLTPAQAALAWVAQIDGVSSVIPGARSVKQAEGNASAGAVPALPIEFMEGVQSIYDRQLRESIHHRW; via the coding sequence ATGGATAAGAGAACACTGGGCAGAACCGGCCGCACCGTCTCCGTCATCGGACTGGGCACCTGGCAGCTGGGCGCCGACTGGGGCGACGTCACCGAGGCCGACGCCACCGCCGTGCTCGCCGCATCCGTGGATGCCGGCGTCACCTTCTTCGACACCGCGGACGTCTATGGCGACGGACGCAGCGAGCAGATCATCGGGCACTTCCTCGAGCACGGCGCCCCCGGCGTGGACATCACCGTGGCCACCAAGATGGGCCGGCGCCTCGAGCAGCTGCCGGAGAACTACGTCCTCGACAACTTCCGCGCCTGGACCGAACGCTCGCGCCGCAACCTCGGCACCGAGACCCTCGACCTGGTGCAGCTGCACTGCCCGCCGAGCGCCGTGATCGAGTCGGGCGAGGTCTACGACGCCCTCGACACCCTCGTCGACGACGGCGTCATCGCCAACTACGGCGTGAGCGTGGAGACCTGCTCGCAGGCCCTGGAGGCCATTAGCCGGCCGGGCATCGCGACGGTGCAGATCATTCTCAACGCCTTCCGGCTCAAGCCGCTCGACGAGGTCGTGCCGGCCGCGCGCGCCGCGGGCGTGGGCATCATCGCCCGGGTGCCGCTGGCCAGCGGGCTGCTCACCGGCAAGTACACGCGCGAGACCGTGTTCGCCGAGAACGACCACCGCAACTACAACCGCGACGGTAGCGCCTTCGATGTGGGCGAGACCTTCTCCGGTGTCGACTACGAGACCGGCCTGGCCGCGGCGGCGGAGTTCGCCGCCCTGGTGCCGGAGGGCCTCACGCCGGCGCAGGCCGCGCTGGCCTGGGTGGCGCAGATCGACGGGGTGTCTTCGGTGATCCCGGGCGCCCGGTCGGTGAAGCAGGCTGAGGGCAACGCATCCGCCGGCGCCGTGCCGGCGCTGCCCATCGAGTTCATGGAAGGCGTGCAGTCCATCTACGACCGCCAGCTGCGCGAGTCCATCCACCACCGCTGGTAA
- a CDS encoding GNAT family N-acetyltransferase yields the protein MTRATDYLQAYDAQLRTDAETPSALSVARLGPLRLVTFAGGRGFITYQDLDGADAPAIAGLVAAALEHFRADREIRTVEWKSRGHDRAPGLHAALLANGFSADEPESIMIGPLEALCRNAPTPADVTLRRVTAEADVRAMSAAVDEAFGEAVDTRMAQALLERLARDDGMELWVAETDGRIVCGGRLEPVPGTDFVGIWGGATLPAYRGRGIYRALTAARARSALALGKRFVHSDSTEDSRPIMERSGLLRVSTTTPYNWNR from the coding sequence ATGACACGTGCCACGGATTACCTGCAGGCCTACGACGCTCAACTCCGCACCGATGCCGAAACGCCCAGCGCGCTCAGCGTCGCCCGACTGGGTCCGCTCCGGTTGGTGACCTTCGCTGGAGGGCGAGGCTTCATCACCTACCAGGATCTCGACGGCGCCGACGCACCGGCTATCGCGGGTCTGGTGGCGGCGGCGCTGGAGCACTTCCGGGCCGACCGGGAGATCAGGACCGTGGAGTGGAAGAGCCGTGGTCACGACCGGGCGCCCGGGCTGCACGCGGCTCTGCTGGCGAACGGGTTCTCCGCCGACGAGCCGGAGTCGATCATGATCGGCCCGCTGGAGGCACTGTGCCGCAACGCTCCCACCCCCGCCGACGTGACACTGCGGCGGGTCACCGCCGAGGCCGACGTGCGCGCCATGAGCGCGGCGGTCGACGAAGCATTCGGGGAGGCCGTCGACACCCGGATGGCCCAGGCGCTGCTTGAGCGCCTCGCCCGTGACGACGGAATGGAACTGTGGGTGGCGGAGACCGACGGCCGCATCGTCTGCGGAGGCCGCCTCGAACCGGTCCCCGGTACCGACTTCGTCGGCATCTGGGGCGGCGCCACCCTCCCGGCCTACCGCGGCCGCGGCATCTACCGTGCCCTGACGGCCGCTCGTGCCCGTTCCGCGCTCGCGCTGGGCAAGAGGTTCGTGCACAGCGACTCCACCGAGGACTCGCGGCCGATCATGGAGCGATCCGGGCTCCTCCGTGTGTCGACGACCACGCCGTACAACTGGAACCGGTAA
- a CDS encoding alpha/beta fold hydrolase, which produces MPPSEGEGPAPTGWFRRRRAPRLNIHSDTGSGPVVILVHGIASTAVTFRKVVPLLAPNHRVITVDILGHGASPKPAGCEYTLDDHVAALAATIQHLRLRQPFVLVGHSLGSLIATRYASERRWFSPSGSRVSRLVLVGPPIYLSPTDIGDPWVRARVTAYLRAYEFLRANKDFTLANAAVLARLLPKGILELTAENWTPFVKSLEHCIESQTMVSDIASLHVPVDLIYGALDAFVAPGSLRVVERMRHVTTHRVEANDHIVRSRIAKVLVRVIDGAPGPVTGTSGGPTPAEVSG; this is translated from the coding sequence ATGCCGCCCAGCGAGGGTGAGGGGCCGGCGCCGACGGGATGGTTCCGTCGGCGCCGGGCCCCGCGTCTGAACATCCACTCCGACACCGGCTCCGGCCCGGTCGTGATCCTGGTGCACGGCATCGCCTCCACCGCGGTCACCTTTCGCAAGGTCGTTCCGTTGCTCGCCCCGAATCACCGGGTGATCACCGTCGACATCCTCGGCCATGGGGCGTCTCCGAAACCGGCCGGCTGCGAATACACCCTCGACGATCACGTCGCCGCGCTCGCCGCGACCATCCAGCACCTCAGGCTGCGCCAGCCGTTCGTGCTCGTCGGGCACTCGCTGGGCAGCCTCATCGCCACCCGCTACGCCTCCGAGCGCCGCTGGTTCTCGCCGTCGGGCAGCCGGGTCTCCCGGCTGGTCCTGGTGGGCCCGCCGATCTACCTCTCGCCCACCGACATCGGCGACCCCTGGGTGCGCGCCAGGGTCACCGCGTACCTGCGCGCGTACGAGTTCCTGCGGGCGAACAAGGACTTCACCCTCGCCAACGCCGCCGTGCTGGCGCGCCTGCTGCCCAAGGGGATCCTTGAGCTCACCGCGGAGAACTGGACACCGTTCGTGAAGTCACTCGAGCACTGCATCGAGTCGCAGACCATGGTGAGCGACATCGCCAGTCTGCACGTGCCCGTCGACCTGATCTACGGTGCGCTTGATGCCTTCGTCGCGCCCGGCAGCCTCCGGGTGGTCGAGCGGATGCGGCACGTCACCACTCACCGGGTTGAGGCCAACGACCACATCGTGCGCAGCCGCATCGCCAAGGTTCTGGTGCGGGTGATCGACGGTGCGCCCGGACCGGTGACGGGCACCTCGGGCGGTCCGACGCCGGCCGAGGTTTCGGGCTGA
- a CDS encoding DUF4349 domain-containing protein has translation MSHTPETASPATSSTDRARPRRRSPRLGLAAGVILAAVLLAGCTSSGSDSLSAQSAESMDAGTAPGQLVAPGEAAAGDAASADRSVITTGSVSVTVEDPIGSAEAAVTIVEEAGGRVDSRTENPKTENQAASANLSLRIPAGDLDRTLDELRALGTVNYVSLNASDVTQQSQDLDARITALSTSVDRLLALMTQATSTTDLVAIEGELSTRQAELESMRSQRDYLSDQVEYSTVSLELYSTGTVAPGAPDNFWTGIVAGWDTLVVALGGLLVGIGFALPWLAILAVFGGIVFLIVRLFTRKGKAT, from the coding sequence ATGAGCCACACCCCGGAGACAGCCAGCCCGGCCACCAGCAGCACCGACCGCGCCCGCCCGCGACGCCGTAGCCCCCGCCTCGGCCTGGCCGCCGGGGTCATCCTCGCGGCCGTTCTCCTGGCCGGTTGCACGTCCTCAGGCTCCGACAGCCTGAGCGCCCAGTCCGCCGAGTCGATGGATGCCGGCACCGCGCCCGGTCAGCTCGTCGCGCCCGGCGAGGCCGCCGCCGGGGACGCGGCCAGCGCCGACCGGTCCGTGATCACGACCGGCTCGGTGTCGGTGACCGTGGAGGACCCGATCGGCTCGGCCGAGGCCGCCGTCACCATCGTCGAGGAGGCCGGCGGCCGGGTCGACTCTCGCACCGAGAACCCCAAGACCGAGAACCAGGCCGCCAGCGCCAACCTGTCGCTGCGCATCCCCGCCGGCGACCTCGACCGCACCCTCGACGAACTCCGCGCTCTGGGCACCGTCAACTACGTGTCGCTGAACGCCTCCGACGTCACCCAGCAGAGCCAGGACCTCGACGCTCGCATCACCGCGCTGAGCACCTCCGTCGACCGGCTGCTGGCGCTCATGACGCAGGCCACGAGCACCACCGACCTGGTCGCCATCGAAGGCGAGCTCTCCACCCGGCAGGCCGAGCTGGAGAGCATGCGCTCGCAGCGTGACTACCTCAGCGACCAGGTCGAGTACTCCACCGTGAGCCTCGAGCTGTACTCCACGGGTACCGTCGCCCCCGGTGCCCCGGACAACTTCTGGACCGGCATCGTGGCCGGCTGGGACACCCTCGTGGTGGCGCTCGGCGGCCTCCTGGTGGGCATCGGATTCGCCCTACCGTGGCTGGCGATCCTCGCCGTCTTCGGCGGGATCGTGTTTCTCATCGTGCGCCTGTTCACCCGCAAGGGAAAGGCTACGTAG
- a CDS encoding acyl-CoA dehydrogenase family protein: protein MTESSRPAASSPAAPPALLDDELLARIRSRAAAHDAANTFPFDDVTELAEAGYLRALVPTRFGGLGLTLPQLAAEQARLAAHAPATALAINMHLVWTGVAKAMHDRGDSALDFVLTEAAAGAIFGFGVSEPGNDLVLFGSGTDAAPQPDGGYRFTGTKVFTSLSPVWTSLGTMGLDTSDPGRPLIVWAFLDRAEAGITRSDDWDTLGMRGSQSQTTRLDAAYAPPHRVVRKLPPGPVADPLIFGIFATFEILLAAVYTGLAQRAIELGVEAAKRRHSAKNDGRSLSQDPDIRRRIAQAAMLLDALYPQIDTLARDVDALVDHGPFWFARLSGLKHRAVESAKEVVDLMVRVNGGASYFTGDELGRLYRDVLAGLFHPSNSDSAHATVAAAWLGPLDE from the coding sequence GTGACAGAATCTTCCCGTCCCGCTGCATCCTCCCCCGCCGCCCCACCGGCGCTGCTCGACGACGAACTCCTGGCCCGCATCCGCTCGCGCGCAGCGGCGCACGACGCCGCCAACACCTTCCCGTTCGACGACGTCACCGAACTCGCCGAGGCCGGTTATCTGCGCGCCCTGGTGCCCACCCGGTTCGGCGGGCTCGGCCTCACCCTGCCGCAGCTGGCCGCCGAGCAGGCCCGGCTCGCCGCACATGCCCCGGCCACTGCGCTGGCCATCAACATGCACCTGGTCTGGACCGGCGTGGCCAAAGCCATGCACGACCGAGGCGACAGCGCCCTCGACTTCGTCCTCACCGAGGCCGCAGCGGGCGCCATCTTCGGTTTCGGCGTCAGCGAACCCGGCAACGATCTGGTGCTGTTCGGGTCGGGCACGGATGCCGCACCCCAGCCCGACGGCGGCTACCGGTTCACCGGCACCAAGGTGTTCACCTCGCTCTCCCCTGTCTGGACCAGCCTGGGCACCATGGGCCTGGACACCAGCGACCCCGGTCGGCCTCTCATCGTCTGGGCGTTCCTCGACCGCGCTGAGGCGGGCATCACCCGGTCCGACGACTGGGACACGCTGGGCATGCGCGGCAGCCAGAGCCAGACCACCCGGCTCGACGCGGCGTATGCGCCCCCTCACCGGGTGGTGCGGAAGCTCCCGCCCGGCCCGGTGGCCGACCCACTGATCTTCGGCATCTTCGCCACCTTCGAGATCCTGCTCGCCGCCGTGTACACGGGCCTGGCGCAGCGGGCGATCGAGCTGGGCGTCGAGGCGGCGAAGCGTCGCCACTCGGCCAAGAACGACGGCCGATCGCTCAGCCAGGATCCCGACATCCGTCGCCGCATCGCGCAGGCGGCGATGCTGCTGGACGCCCTGTACCCGCAGATCGACACCCTCGCCCGCGACGTCGACGCCCTCGTCGACCACGGCCCGTTCTGGTTCGCCCGGCTCTCCGGCCTGAAGCACCGTGCCGTGGAGAGCGCCAAGGAGGTCGTCGACCTCATGGTGCGCGTGAACGGCGGGGCCAGCTATTTCACCGGCGACGAGCTCGGCCGGCTCTACCGCGACGTGCTGGCCGGGCTGTTCCACCCGTCCAACTCCGACTCAGCCCACGCCACCGTCGCCGCCGCCTGGCTCGGTCCCCTCGATGAGTGA